ACAAAATTCGAAAATAACCTAGAACTCTCCTTATCCAATTAACCAATCAAGAGAAAATATGTCATTAATACGAGCCAATAATATTTGAATACCCAGCCCATGCGCCCCGACAACACCATCCaacatcccatcccatccctaaCCTTCCCTGAGTCATCTAGGATAGCATGTCCCCCTCTCCCCAAAAACACATTTGCTGGTATTGGTGCCATTGACAATTAAGGTTAGAGAATGATTGTATCTTATTGGCACAACTAAAGTTTACTGCGGTCCTCAGAGGGAAGCAGGGGGAGCCAAAGCAGCTGTTGCCGTTTGTTTATGCAACTCAGCAACATACGAGCGGTGGGGTCCCTGACTGGCGCTCGGCGGCCCCACCGACAGACAGACCCACTCCTGCTCGATCTTTGAAGGTTGCTGCCATTTGAACAATCCTCCCTGTGTCCTCCCTTACGCCATCTGTCTCCCCAGGAATGTGGGTAGAGTCAGCACACCCCAGCAGTTGTCAGGCTGGATCAGGACGCTGGCTGCATCTTTCTGCTACGCCTGCCTGCGTAGCGAGTGCTGCTGAGAGATCTTTTGTATTGCCTAAGCATTTAACGTGTTCACCTCCCACTCAGAATTAATTGTGCACGCCtgctgtgccccccccccccccgtttacACGTGcgctgttattgttgttgttattactattatatttGGATTTTTAAACAGGCAGAGGCCTCCCCCCTGTTTGAATTGCAAATTTGAGGGGCCGCAACTGATGTTTACCTTTGAACAGAGAATCAAGGCCTAGGCCCATCCTATCCAGCGTAGTCTAAGATTATTAAAGAGACGTTTGAGGATTCAAATGATTagtggaaatctgttccaatTAAGACATTTCAACATTTATGGAAATGTGTTGTTTCTTCATGTAGAATTACTGTTGTTTGCAGGTATGTGAAATACAGGGAAGGACTTCTTGTGAAATAGTCAGAATATCTTTTGAGTGATTACCCCCAAATGAATAAAGGTAGATCAGATTGCTTTTCTCTAATGAGGGGggaaactatatatatatttttttaaagagcccctttcatttattttattttattggctGCCAAATTCTAAAGGCATGCTTCCTGGGCTCGAGAGCCAGGAAATGAAAAGGTATGTGATTCCCTCTGTTATCAGCGCCACTCTTGTACTCTCTCGTTGGAGTTGGAGGTAGAAAGAGGCAAGATGGGCTGTGTAGCAACGCGAGACATTTGGCTTGTCGGTCAATTGTGATTATTTAGTGAACTCTTTTCCCCCTGTAATGTTGTTAGCAGAACTCATGTCAATACCTGCTTCTTTTCCCTATAGCACCAACTGCTGAACCAGGGGGCTGGCAACCGCAAGTTCAAATGCACAGAATGTGGCAAGGCCTTCAAATACAAGCACCATCTGAAGGAACACCTGCGGAttcacagtggtgggtagcaaGGGGGCCTGTGCACTCCTCTTAGAATATGCAGAACCTTGATTTAAGACTGTGGTGAACTCCGCACAGGGTGTGCAAAAATCGATTGccttttttcttttctctctcccactgttcCAATGGATGACTTGAGCTACTTTGTTTCCTTCTATCTGCCAATCTCACAATTGAGCAGTTCAGTGTTAACACTTGAGTTTGGCATTCATTAAAGGTGTTCATTGTTGATACATTTTCCCTTAGCCCACTTGTATTTAATAATTGAGAATACGTGTGTTCATTATGCCATTTAAATGTGTTTATGGCAGATATTTTTAAAAGTATACGTTGTCTCTTTTCAGGTGAGAAGCCATACGAATGCCCAAACTGCAAGAAGCGCTTCTCCCACTCAGGCTCCTACAGCTCGCACATCAGCAGCAAGAAGTGCATCGGCCTTATAGCAGTCAACGGGAGGATGCGCAACAACATGAAGACAGGCTCTTCCCCTACATCAGCCTCGTCCTCCCCCACTAACACCGCCATCAACCAGCTGAGACACAAGCTAGAGAACGGGAACGGAAACGGCAAGCCCCTGGGCCACCACCAGGACCAGAACAACCACCACCTGAACATCAAAACAGAACCACTCGACTTCAACGACTACAAACTTATGATGGCCTCCCATGGCTTCGGCGCCCCTGGGCCCTTCATGAACGGAGGGATGGGGGGAAATAGCAGCCCGCTAGGGATCCACTGCTCAGCCCAGAGCCCCATGCAGCACATGGGGGTGGGGATCGAACAACAGCTCCTTGGTTACCCGTCCCTGAGCAACAACCTGAGCGAGGTCCAAAAGGTGCTCCAGATCGTGGACAACACTGTGTGCAGGCAGAAGATGGACTGCAAACCGGAGGAGATCTCCAGGCTCAAGGCTTACATGAAGGAGCTCGGGAACCAGATCGAGGAGCAGAAACAGGGACTGACGTCACAGGGGGGTCACCAGGTTGGTCTGCCAGTCGTCAGCCATAACGGTGCTACTAAAAGCATCATCGACTACACATTAGAAAAAGTGAACGAAGCCAAAGCTTGTCTCCAGAGCTTGACCACGGACTCAAAGAGGCAAATTAGCACTATCAAACGCGAGAAATCCAACCACATGCTAGATTTAGGTACAGAGGATAAGATGCATGAGAACAACATTATGTTTACACCCTTTTCTTGCCAATACTGCAAAGAAGCCTTCCCAGGTCCAATTCCCTTGCATCAGCATGAACGTTACCTGTGTAAAATGAATGAGGAGATCAAGACAGTTCTCCAGACTAGCGAGAACCTTATGCCCACAAAACAGGGGATGTTTACGGAGAAGCATGCCCTTCTGCTCTCGTCCATGCTGTCTGAGAAAAGCCCCATCAACCCGTACAAGGACCACATGTCAGTGCTCAAGGCCTACTTCGCTATGAACATGGAGCCCAATTCAGAGGAACTGCTGAAGATCTCTATAGCGGTCGGCCTTCCTCAGGAATTCGTCAAAGAGTGGTTCGAACAGAGGAAAGTCTTCCAGTACGGCACCCCAAGAACTCCACCACTAGAACAACGAAGGAACAACCATGCAGATATGGTTCTAGCCAcaaacaaccacaaccacactcCCACTAAAGACTCAATGGCAGCTAGATCCCCAGTGTCCCTGATCAAGTGTAATGACCGTGACCGCAACCGTGACCACCATATAATGTCCCCCTCCATAGCAGAGCTCCATAACAACGTCAACAACTGTGAGAACCAACTCAGACTCATGAAAGCCAACACGTTCAGTGGACACACCAAACACATGGGTGACCACTCCAAAATGGACCACCTCTCAAGGAGCAGCACACCTTCTCCTTTGAACCTTTCCTCCACATCTTCCAAAAACTCCCAGAGTAGCTCTTATACTCCAAACAGCCTGATGTCTGAGGACCTGAACCTCAACATGAACCTGCCTGAACAACCACTGGACCTGTCACTGCCAAAGCTCATGAAGGAGCCCAAACACGCCATGACCGTGAAGAGCAGACCTAAACTAAACGGTATTAACCACCACGACCACTCCAGTGTTCCCTCCCCACGAGAAAACTTCGAAGAGCCACTTAACCTGGCCTATCTCAAGAAGGAGTTTGAAGGCAGAGGCCAGAACCACCTCAATGGAGACTTCAACAAAAGTACCAGCCCCTTGTTCGGGATGAACCCCTTCGGTGCTAAACCTATGTACACGTCGCTTCCGCAACAGACCGCGTTCCCACCTGCCACCTTCATGTCTCCGATGCAGGCCAGCATGCCTGGGCTGAGGCCGTACCCAGGGCTGGATCATATGAGCTTCCTACCACACATGGCCTACACTTATGCAACAGGAGCAGCTACCTTTGCTGAgatgcag
The window above is part of the Oncorhynchus gorbuscha isolate QuinsamMale2020 ecotype Even-year linkage group LG21, OgorEven_v1.0, whole genome shotgun sequence genome. Proteins encoded here:
- the LOC124007654 gene encoding zinc finger E-box-binding homeobox 2-like isoform X1 is translated as MKHEIMADGPRCKRRKQANPRRKNEAALNYENVMDTGSETEDEDKLLVSEEDGLLNGVGSPGSLNNHDVGSPRVGHALMTKEDEDDDMRDSGVDHVWHDNDMLHTSVDGTDEIKDDYDTMGPDATLQTVGNGTVKNVVDCTSEFEEFFAKRSKLQEESHVVSIAEYLQRGDTAIIYPEAPEGEELSRMGTPEASETNGQEENDLPPGTPDAFAQLLTCPYCDRGYKRLTSLKEHIKYRHEKNEENFACPLCNYTFAYRTQLERHMATHKPGRDQHQLLNQGAGNRKFKCTECGKAFKYKHHLKEHLRIHSGEKPYECPNCKKRFSHSGSYSSHISSKKCIGLIAVNGRMRNNMKTGSSPTSASSSPTNTAINQLRHKLENGNGNGKPLGHHQDQNNHHLNIKTEPLDFNDYKLMMASHGFGAPGPFMNGGMGGNSSPLGIHCSAQSPMQHMGVGIEQQLLGYPSLSNNLSEVQKVLQIVDNTVCRQKMDCKPEEISRLKAYMKELGNQIEEQKQGLTSQGGHQVGLPVVSHNGATKSIIDYTLEKVNEAKACLQSLTTDSKRQISTIKREKSNHMLDLGTEDKMHENNIMFTPFSCQYCKEAFPGPIPLHQHERYLCKMNEEIKTVLQTSENLMPTKQGMFTEKHALLLSSMLSEKSPINPYKDHMSVLKAYFAMNMEPNSEELLKISIAVGLPQEFVKEWFEQRKVFQYGTPRTPPLEQRRNNHADMVLATNNHNHTPTKDSMAARSPVSLIKCNDRDRNRDHHIMSPSIAELHNNVNNCENQLRLMKANTFSGHTKHMGDHSKMDHLSRSSTPSPLNLSSTSSKNSQSSSYTPNSLMSEDLNLNMNLPEQPLDLSLPKLMKEPKHAMTVKSRPKLNGINHHDHSSVPSPRENFEEPLNLAYLKKEFEGRGQNHLNGDFNKSTSPLFGMNPFGAKPMYTSLPQQTAFPPATFMSPMQASMPGLRPYPGLDHMSFLPHMAYTYATGAATFAEMQQQQRRKYQRKPGFQGELLDGTADYMSGLDDMTDSDSCLSRKKIKKTESGMYACDLCDKTFQKSSSLLRHKYEHTGKRPHQCQICKKAFKHKHHLIEHSRLHSGEKPYQCDKCGKRFSHSGSYSQHMNHRYSYCKREAEEREAAEREAREKGHLEPTELLLSRAYLQGMTPQGYPDLEDREGILREGGMNGGMRDRQKEVEGTYAKIGRREEDFEEEEEESENKSMDTDPDTLRDEEENGEHSMDDSSFDGKTETKSDHEDNMEDGM
- the LOC124007654 gene encoding zinc finger E-box-binding homeobox 2-like isoform X4, whose product is MKHEIMADGPRCKRRKQANPRRKNEAALNYENVMDTGSETEDEDKLLVSEEDGLLNGVGSPGSLNNHDVGSPRVGHALMTKEDEDDDMRDSGVDHVWHDNDMLHTSVDGTDEIKDDYDTMGPDATLQTVGNGTVKNVVDCTSEFEEFFAKRSKLQEESHVVSIAEYLQRGDTAIIYPEAPEGEELSRMGTPEASETNGQEENDLPPGTPDAFAQLLTCPYCDRGYKRLTSLKEHIKYRHEKNEENFACPLCNYTFAYRTQLERHMATHKPGRDQHQLLNQGAGNRKFKCTECGKAFKYKHHLKEHLRIHSGEKPYECPNCKKRFSHSGSYSSHISSKKCIGLIAVNGRMRNNMKTGSSPTSASSSPTNTAINQLRHKLENGNGNGKPLGHHQDQNNHHLNIKTEPLDFNDYKLMMASHGFGAPGPFMNGGMGGNSSPLGIHCSAQSPMQHMGVGIEQQLLGYPSLSNNLSEVQKVLQIVDNTVCRQKMDCKPEEISRLKAYMKELGNQIEEQKQGLTSQGGHQVGLPVVSHNGATKSIIDYTLEKVNEAKACLQSLTTDSKRQISTIKREKSNHMLDLGTEDKMHENNIMFTPFSCQYCKEAFPGPIPLHQHERYLCKMNEEIKTVLQTSENLMPTKQGMFTEKHALLLSSMLSEKSPINPYKDHMSVLKAYFAMNMEPNSEELLKISIAVGLPQEFVKEWFEQRKVFQYGTPRTPPLEQRRNNHADMVLATNNHNHTPTKDSMAARSPVSLIKCNDRDRNRDHHIMSPSIAELHNNVNNCENQLRLMKANTFSGHTKHMGDHSKMDHLSRSSTPSPLNLSSTSSKNSQSSSYTPNSLMSEDLNLNMNLPEQPLDLSLPKLMKEPKHAMTVKSRPKLNGINHHDHSSVPSPRENFEEPLNLAYLKKEFEGRGQNHLNGDFNKSTSPLFGMNPFGAKPMYTSLPQQTAFPPATFMSPMQASMPGLRPYPGLDHMSFLPHMAYTYATGAATFAEMQQQQRRKYQRKPGFQGELLDGTADYMSGLDDMTDSDSCLSRKKIKKTESGKRPHQCQICKKAFKHKHHLIEHSRLHSGEKPYQCDKCGKRFSHSGSYSQHMNHRYSYCKREAEEREAAEREAREKGHLEPTELLLSRAYLQGMTPQGYPDLEDREGILREGGMNGGMRDRQKEVEGTYAKIGRREEDFEEEEEESENKSMDTDPDTLRDEEENGEHSMDDSSFDGKTETKSDHEDNMEDGM
- the LOC124007654 gene encoding zinc finger E-box-binding homeobox 2-like isoform X2, translated to MKHEIMADGPRCKRRKQANPRRKNAALNYENVMDTGSETEDEDKLLVSEEDGLLNGVGSPGSLNNHDVGSPRVGHALMTKEDEDDDMRDSGVDHVWHDNDMLHTSVDGTDEIKDDYDTMGPDATLQTVGNGTVKNVVDCTSEFEEFFAKRSKLQEESHVVSIAEYLQRGDTAIIYPEAPEGEELSRMGTPEASETNGQEENDLPPGTPDAFAQLLTCPYCDRGYKRLTSLKEHIKYRHEKNEENFACPLCNYTFAYRTQLERHMATHKPGRDQHQLLNQGAGNRKFKCTECGKAFKYKHHLKEHLRIHSGEKPYECPNCKKRFSHSGSYSSHISSKKCIGLIAVNGRMRNNMKTGSSPTSASSSPTNTAINQLRHKLENGNGNGKPLGHHQDQNNHHLNIKTEPLDFNDYKLMMASHGFGAPGPFMNGGMGGNSSPLGIHCSAQSPMQHMGVGIEQQLLGYPSLSNNLSEVQKVLQIVDNTVCRQKMDCKPEEISRLKAYMKELGNQIEEQKQGLTSQGGHQVGLPVVSHNGATKSIIDYTLEKVNEAKACLQSLTTDSKRQISTIKREKSNHMLDLGTEDKMHENNIMFTPFSCQYCKEAFPGPIPLHQHERYLCKMNEEIKTVLQTSENLMPTKQGMFTEKHALLLSSMLSEKSPINPYKDHMSVLKAYFAMNMEPNSEELLKISIAVGLPQEFVKEWFEQRKVFQYGTPRTPPLEQRRNNHADMVLATNNHNHTPTKDSMAARSPVSLIKCNDRDRNRDHHIMSPSIAELHNNVNNCENQLRLMKANTFSGHTKHMGDHSKMDHLSRSSTPSPLNLSSTSSKNSQSSSYTPNSLMSEDLNLNMNLPEQPLDLSLPKLMKEPKHAMTVKSRPKLNGINHHDHSSVPSPRENFEEPLNLAYLKKEFEGRGQNHLNGDFNKSTSPLFGMNPFGAKPMYTSLPQQTAFPPATFMSPMQASMPGLRPYPGLDHMSFLPHMAYTYATGAATFAEMQQQQRRKYQRKPGFQGELLDGTADYMSGLDDMTDSDSCLSRKKIKKTESGMYACDLCDKTFQKSSSLLRHKYEHTGKRPHQCQICKKAFKHKHHLIEHSRLHSGEKPYQCDKCGKRFSHSGSYSQHMNHRYSYCKREAEEREAAEREAREKGHLEPTELLLSRAYLQGMTPQGYPDLEDREGILREGGMNGGMRDRQKEVEGTYAKIGRREEDFEEEEEESENKSMDTDPDTLRDEEENGEHSMDDSSFDGKTETKSDHEDNMEDGM
- the LOC124007654 gene encoding zinc finger E-box-binding homeobox 2-like isoform X3, with the protein product MKHEIMADGPRCKRRKQANPRRKNALNYENVMDTGSETEDEDKLLVSEEDGLLNGVGSPGSLNNHDVGSPRVGHALMTKEDEDDDMRDSGVDHVWHDNDMLHTSVDGTDEIKDDYDTMGPDATLQTVGNGTVKNVVDCTSEFEEFFAKRSKLQEESHVVSIAEYLQRGDTAIIYPEAPEGEELSRMGTPEASETNGQEENDLPPGTPDAFAQLLTCPYCDRGYKRLTSLKEHIKYRHEKNEENFACPLCNYTFAYRTQLERHMATHKPGRDQHQLLNQGAGNRKFKCTECGKAFKYKHHLKEHLRIHSGEKPYECPNCKKRFSHSGSYSSHISSKKCIGLIAVNGRMRNNMKTGSSPTSASSSPTNTAINQLRHKLENGNGNGKPLGHHQDQNNHHLNIKTEPLDFNDYKLMMASHGFGAPGPFMNGGMGGNSSPLGIHCSAQSPMQHMGVGIEQQLLGYPSLSNNLSEVQKVLQIVDNTVCRQKMDCKPEEISRLKAYMKELGNQIEEQKQGLTSQGGHQVGLPVVSHNGATKSIIDYTLEKVNEAKACLQSLTTDSKRQISTIKREKSNHMLDLGTEDKMHENNIMFTPFSCQYCKEAFPGPIPLHQHERYLCKMNEEIKTVLQTSENLMPTKQGMFTEKHALLLSSMLSEKSPINPYKDHMSVLKAYFAMNMEPNSEELLKISIAVGLPQEFVKEWFEQRKVFQYGTPRTPPLEQRRNNHADMVLATNNHNHTPTKDSMAARSPVSLIKCNDRDRNRDHHIMSPSIAELHNNVNNCENQLRLMKANTFSGHTKHMGDHSKMDHLSRSSTPSPLNLSSTSSKNSQSSSYTPNSLMSEDLNLNMNLPEQPLDLSLPKLMKEPKHAMTVKSRPKLNGINHHDHSSVPSPRENFEEPLNLAYLKKEFEGRGQNHLNGDFNKSTSPLFGMNPFGAKPMYTSLPQQTAFPPATFMSPMQASMPGLRPYPGLDHMSFLPHMAYTYATGAATFAEMQQQQRRKYQRKPGFQGELLDGTADYMSGLDDMTDSDSCLSRKKIKKTESGMYACDLCDKTFQKSSSLLRHKYEHTGKRPHQCQICKKAFKHKHHLIEHSRLHSGEKPYQCDKCGKRFSHSGSYSQHMNHRYSYCKREAEEREAAEREAREKGHLEPTELLLSRAYLQGMTPQGYPDLEDREGILREGGMNGGMRDRQKEVEGTYAKIGRREEDFEEEEEESENKSMDTDPDTLRDEEENGEHSMDDSSFDGKTETKSDHEDNMEDGM
- the LOC124007654 gene encoding zinc finger E-box-binding homeobox 2-like isoform X5 translates to MKHEIMADGPRCKRRKQANPRRKNALNYENVMDTGSETEDEDKLLVSEEDGLLNGVGSPGSLNNHDVGSPRVGHALMTKEDEDDDMRDSGVDHVWHDNDMLHTSVDGTDEIKDDYDTMGPDATLQTVGNGTVKNVVDCTSEFEEFFAKRSKLQEESHVVSIAEYLQRGDTAIIYPEAPEGEELSRMGTPEASETNGQEENDLPPGTPDAFAQLLTCPYCDRGYKRLTSLKEHIKYRHEKNEENFACPLCNYTFAYRTQLERHMATHKPGRDQHQLLNQGAGNRKFKCTECGKAFKYKHHLKEHLRIHSGEKPYECPNCKKRFSHSGSYSSHISSKKCIGLIAVNGRMRNNMKTGSSPTSASSSPTNTAINQLRHKLENGNGNGKPLGHHQDQNNHHLNIKTEPLDFNDYKLMMASHGFGAPGPFMNGGMGGNSSPLGIHCSAQSPMQHMGVGIEQQLLGYPSLSNNLSEVQKVLQIVDNTVCRQKMDCKPEEISRLKAYMKELGNQIEEQKQGLTSQGGHQVGLPVVSHNGATKSIIDYTLEKVNEAKACLQSLTTDSKRQISTIKREKSNHMLDLGTEDKMHENNIMFTPFSCQYCKEAFPGPIPLHQHERYLCKMNEEIKTVLQTSENLMPTKQGMFTEKHALLLSSMLSEKSPINPYKDHMSVLKAYFAMNMEPNSEELLKISIAVGLPQEFVKEWFEQRKVFQYGTPRTPPLEQRRNNHADMVLATNNHNHTPTKDSMAARSPVSLIKCNDRDRNRDHHIMSPSIAELHNNVNNCENQLRLMKANTFSGHTKHMGDHSKMDHLSRSSTPSPLNLSSTSSKNSQSSSYTPNSLMSEDLNLNMNLPEQPLDLSLPKLMKEPKHAMTVKSRPKLNGINHHDHSSVPSPRENFEEPLNLAYLKKEFEGRGQNHLNGDFNKSTSPLFGMNPFGAKPMYTSLPQQTAFPPATFMSPMQASMPGLRPYPGLDHMSFLPHMAYTYATGAATFAEMQQQQRRKYQRKPGFQGELLDGTADYMSGLDDMTDSDSCLSRKKIKKTESGKRPHQCQICKKAFKHKHHLIEHSRLHSGEKPYQCDKCGKRFSHSGSYSQHMNHRYSYCKREAEEREAAEREAREKGHLEPTELLLSRAYLQGMTPQGYPDLEDREGILREGGMNGGMRDRQKEVEGTYAKIGRREEDFEEEEEESENKSMDTDPDTLRDEEENGEHSMDDSSFDGKTETKSDHEDNMEDGM